One stretch of Acidicapsa acidisoli DNA includes these proteins:
- a CDS encoding response regulator transcription factor yields MTEQVPMVFVVEDEGSVREALDSLLRSAGYGVRLFNSAGEFLSSWTPDDLGCLVLDVQLPGLSGLALQQELIKADIQIPTIFITGHGDIRMSVQAIKSGAVEFLTKPVNHLDLLNAVRNSMDKAQAQFKEKSELVSLRRRYEALTSREREVMKMVISGMLNKQVAAEIGISEITVKIHRGNAMHKMGASSLADLVRMAERIITATHETK; encoded by the coding sequence ATGACCGAACAAGTTCCGATGGTCTTTGTTGTCGAAGACGAAGGGTCTGTGCGTGAAGCTCTTGACAGCCTCCTGCGCTCCGCCGGATATGGCGTAAGGCTCTTCAACTCAGCCGGCGAGTTTCTTTCTTCGTGGACTCCCGATGACCTTGGCTGTCTGGTCCTGGATGTCCAACTGCCAGGGCTGAGTGGACTGGCTCTGCAGCAGGAACTTATTAAAGCAGATATCCAGATTCCCACGATCTTCATCACTGGGCACGGAGATATCAGGATGTCGGTGCAAGCCATCAAATCCGGAGCGGTAGAATTCCTGACCAAGCCCGTCAATCATTTGGACCTCCTGAATGCCGTGCGCAACTCCATGGATAAGGCCCAGGCGCAGTTCAAGGAAAAGTCAGAGTTGGTGAGCCTCCGCAGGAGATATGAGGCGCTAACTTCCCGTGAGCGCGAAGTTATGAAGATGGTTATCTCAGGGATGTTGAATAAACAAGTCGCCGCGGAGATCGGGATAAGTGAGATAACAGTGAAAATCCATCGAGGAAATGCGATGCATAAGATGGGAGCCAGCTCTCTGGCGGACCTGGTTAGAATGGCCGAGCGAATCATAACCGCGACGCACGAGACGAAGTGA
- a CDS encoding response regulator transcription factor translates to MQDASKFRRTGGSAVESGSSPETDPDRPVVFVLDDDPDVREALSSLLSSAGLRVLTFGSAAEFLKAKAPRCPACLVLDLQLPDINGLDLQQKLAEVNGPPVVFISGHGDIPSSVRAMKAGAIEFLPKPFSDEELLSAISNAIAKDRETTQQRSELARIQKSYALLSAREREVLPLIAAGLKNKDSAAMLGIAEITLQVHRAQIMRKMAAQSVTDLVRMASKLGIV, encoded by the coding sequence ATGCAGGATGCTTCCAAATTCCGTCGCACTGGCGGGTCAGCCGTCGAGTCGGGCTCTTCCCCTGAAACGGACCCCGACCGGCCTGTCGTCTTTGTGCTGGATGACGATCCCGATGTACGGGAAGCGCTGTCGAGCCTTTTATCTTCCGCGGGTCTGCGGGTTCTCACGTTTGGATCGGCGGCGGAGTTTCTCAAGGCCAAGGCTCCGCGCTGCCCGGCTTGTCTGGTGCTGGATTTGCAGTTGCCAGATATCAATGGTCTGGATTTACAGCAGAAGCTCGCGGAAGTGAACGGACCTCCGGTCGTCTTTATCTCCGGTCATGGCGACATTCCTTCGTCGGTTCGAGCGATGAAGGCCGGAGCGATCGAATTTCTGCCGAAACCATTCAGCGATGAGGAATTGCTTTCGGCCATCTCCAACGCTATCGCCAAGGATCGGGAGACAACGCAGCAAAGATCAGAATTGGCAAGAATCCAAAAGTCTTACGCGCTGCTCTCTGCCAGGGAACGAGAGGTTTTGCCGCTCATCGCGGCGGGGCTCAAGAATAAGGACAGTGCGGCAATGTTGGGAATTGCCGAGATCACGCTACAGGTTCACCGCGCGCAGATTATGAGAAAGATGGCCGCGCAATCGGTAACTGACCTCGTGAGAATGGCCAGCAAACTCGGAATCGTCTAG
- a CDS encoding response regulator, which translates to MDDDLEIRESLKSLLTSADFGVATFSSAESALESGILADAGCLVTDVRMPGMHGTELQSRVRRQHPALPVIMITAHRSEEMRLSALSNGTAFLFYKPFDPIVLLQAIHSVISRLEGHA; encoded by the coding sequence GTGGACGACGACCTGGAGATTCGCGAGTCTCTTAAGAGCCTTTTGACATCGGCCGATTTCGGCGTGGCAACGTTTTCGTCTGCCGAGAGCGCGCTAGAGTCCGGGATTCTCGCCGACGCCGGGTGTCTTGTCACAGATGTGCGCATGCCCGGGATGCACGGCACTGAATTGCAGTCACGGGTACGCCGCCAACATCCTGCCTTACCCGTGATCATGATTACGGCTCATCGCAGCGAAGAAATGAGACTATCCGCCCTGTCGAATGGCACCGCTTTTCTCTTTTACAAACCCTTCGATCCAATAGTTCTCTTACAGGCTATCCACTCGGTTATATCCCGTCTTGAAGGACATGCCTGA
- a CDS encoding cupin domain-containing protein codes for MTRRDIFVAVGASFFTACIALAFQQKAVIGSSVYDWNTIPAHKTAVGEVRSFFRGPTATLDELEVHVTTLNPGQASHPPHKHPNEELVIVKEGTVECLVNGEWKRVGAGSVIFSASNQLHGLRNVGAGPATYHVINWSSPGMLARQSQQ; via the coding sequence ATGACACGTCGGGATATTTTCGTAGCCGTCGGTGCGAGTTTCTTCACCGCTTGTATCGCCCTGGCATTTCAACAGAAGGCCGTCATTGGCTCTTCGGTTTATGACTGGAACACGATCCCCGCTCACAAGACGGCGGTCGGAGAGGTTCGATCCTTTTTTCGCGGTCCGACCGCAACTCTGGATGAGCTGGAGGTTCATGTCACCACTCTGAACCCGGGACAGGCCTCGCACCCGCCTCACAAGCATCCCAATGAGGAATTGGTCATCGTCAAGGAAGGAACGGTAGAATGTCTCGTCAACGGCGAGTGGAAACGGGTTGGGGCGGGCTCTGTAATCTTCAGCGCCTCGAACCAGTTGCATGGCCTCAGAAACGTTGGCGCCGGACCTGCTACTTACCACGTAATTAACTGGAGTTCTCCCGGAATGCTTGCCCGGCAATCTCAACAGTAA